The following are encoded together in the Panicum virgatum strain AP13 chromosome 6K, P.virgatum_v5, whole genome shotgun sequence genome:
- the LOC120712607 gene encoding F-box protein At1g10780-like, which yields MEVGGGMDALPDGVVQHILSQLSSARDVAACAAVARCWRGCVPYLPSLYFPRGAFEAAAAADDAIGRMVAAAARLEELVVYCPFSASLLPRWLAARAATLRVLELRVDSAAADKSGSGSGQGHHLDCVGVAAGLEELRLWGLIMTAPPAWGRMERLRVLEVVGAVLGEAAVNGAVAACPNLTDLALLGCECAGEAAISLPLLERCRLDFVGAGNCSLRLAAPRVESLEVQGFCWISLQGGDRLKHLTISMTTGSVYHVETGKLPELDRLSLRGVQWSWGAISSVLQCAAEVKHLVMKVEFCGDFDTLQSFPEIDLVEFFNSHPKLCKFEIHGAMFAALCQKNSLKNLDSRFVIPCLEQVLVTVRSPLNAEQKLSTLESLVRYSVRLRRMTIRISQMKNCHDGADDFFEEICKFTRMNRGRVCIE from the exons ATGGAGGTTGGCGGCGGGATGGACGCGCTCCCGGACGGCGTCGTGCAGCACATCCTCTCGCAGCTCAGCAGCGCCCGCGACGTGGCggcctgcgccgccgtcgcccgctgcTGGCGCGGCTGCGTGCCCTACCTCCCGTCGCTCTACTTCCCGCGGGGCGCCTtcgaggccgccgcggcggccgacgaCGCCATCGGCCGgatggtcgccgccgccgcgcgcctcgagGAGCTCGTCGTCTACTGCCCCTTCTCCGCGTCGCTGCTCCCGCGCTGGCTCGCGGCGCGGGCCGCCACGCTGCGCGTCCTCGAGCTGCGGGtcgactccgccgccgccgacaagtCGGGGTCGGGGTCGGGCCAGGGCCACCACCTGGACTGCGTCGGCGTCGCCGCGGGCCTCGAGGAGCTCCGGCTCTGGGGGCTCATCATGACGGCCCCGCCCGCGTGGGGCCGGATGGAGCGGCTCCGCGTGCTGGAGGTGGTCGGCGCCGTGCTCGGGGAGGCCGCGGTCaacggcgccgtcgccgcctgcccCAACCTCACCGACCTCGCGCTGCTGGGATGCGAgtgcgccggcgaggcggccatCTCGCTCCCCCTGCTCGAGCGCTGCCGCCTCGACTTCGTCGGCGCGGGGAACTGCTCTCTCAGGCTCGCCGCGCCCCGCGTCGAGTCCCTCGAGGTCCAGGGCTTCTGCTGGATCTCGCTGCAAGGCGGCGACCGCCTCAAACACCTCACAATCTCCATGACCACTG GGAGTGTGTATCATGTCGAGACGGGGAAGCTCCCGGAGTTGGACCGGCTCTCGCTGCGCGGCGTCCAGTGGAGCTGGGGCGCTATCAGCTCGGTCCTGCAGTGCGCCGCCGAGGTGAAGCACCTGGTGATGAAGGTTGAGTTCTGCGGCGATTTTGACACGCTCCAGTCGTTCCCGGAGATCGACCTCGTTGAATTCTTCAACAGCCACCCGAAGCTTTGCAAGTTCGAGATCCACGGCGCCATGTTTGCCGCGCTGTGCCAGAAGAACAGCTTGAAGAAT TTGGATTCAAGGTtcgtgataccttgcttggagCAGGTCCTGGTCACCGTGCGGTCACCTCTGAATGCCGAGCAGAAGCTGAGCACCCTCGAGTCCCTTGTCAGGTACAGCGTGAGGCTACGAAGGATGACCATTAGGATCTCGCAGATGAAGAATTGCCATGATGGTGCTGATGATTTCTTTGAGGAGATTTGCAAGTTCACTCGCATGAATAGAGGGAGAGTGTGCATAGAGTAG